The Mauremys mutica isolate MM-2020 ecotype Southern chromosome 1, ASM2049712v1, whole genome shotgun sequence genome has a segment encoding these proteins:
- the LOC123350914 gene encoding uncharacterized protein LOC123350914 isoform X2 produces MSQFCYSSMESTTSPLWSPSSFSLREASMTWSEPLWEGSTHPIQAQPLPRPPAHSRRDRREQNIGLDQMSAHGSDFNIRQKHLQSQLGAPQTPIPGEPLLGEQDAKQQWEFNTDRPKCGFPAKVPKPLRSDTRPQHAQEIQEPCVCPWGPLPQKAHRIMASPDAILARLVPTAGVKLQDHVAQKCSEIQTKAFPKIVRESHRDAPLLRETALPGPLRPPREPGRHRTAAFPTMGQQPAHPVELHIRREHLIMQRGLLTLDPEPQAKLPHAVQARGASVEFSEMETDFLQMGRQSTSSSSSTRPPTPVEDTTMETGRNDSAAGNQTNPDHCTLPAGMDLTSPPPGTTIAEKTLEATLQIYRSELRKPPTSVCDSKGTEEKLELHMERKVTLGEGSCLAPAAQAGEGRADLPRTQCHQVAPEAPGSEQLTRSTLDSLIAGQAEHDLQIKQLTEMLSSSRPLAAQVSVCQQCRKAHPGKMKGKKTQKETSAELHGLQDIMESHGFDGTVNSKLSRDHPPIKICKNCSKLQWKRPAGSAGTDLPRRSHGIPQRWTPGDSSASSNHKIPVVWLLPADKSKTQGGMRKTSTSRQPKMVSIATSTTGLSQAGEKVTGSPDGSPPKSPKASRARTPSPSRRKVLKQMLMRLKQIFSKLQNKVKSRMSKDSCSRTPDTKFIKPPFWKARASKGVRFPSY; encoded by the exons ATGAGCCAGTTCTGCTATTCCTCCATGGAATCCACCACCTCTCCCCTCTGGAGTCCCAGCTCCTTTTCCCTGAGAGAAGCCTCCATGACTTGGTCAGAGCCCCT CTGGGAAGGATCCACTCATCCCAtccaagcccagcctctccccaggcctcctgcccacagcagacGAGACCGGCGAGAGCAGAACATAGGTCTGGACCAGATGTCAGCCCATGGCTCAGACTTCAACATCCGACAGAAGCatctgcagagccagctgggggCTCCACAAACCCCCATCCCGGGGGAGCCATTGCTGGGTGAGCAGGACGCCAAGCAGCAATGGGAATTCAACACAGATCGGCCCAAATGTGGATTTCCGGCAAAGGTCCCAAAGCCCCTGAGATCCGACACCAGGCCTCAGCATGCACAGGAGATCCAGGAGCCATGTGTctgcccctggggacccctgccccaaaagGCCCACAGGATCATGGCATCCCCTGATGCCATCCTGGCCAGGCTTGTGCCCACGGCGGGGGTCAAGCTGCAGGATCACGTGGCTCAGAAATGCTCTGAGATCCAAACGAAGGCTTTTCCTAAGATCGTGAGAGAGTCGCACAGAGATGCTCCCCTCCTGAGAGAGACTGCCCTGCCTGGGCCACTCCGCCCCCCTAGGGAGCCAGGCAGGCACAGGACAGCGGCATTCCCAACAATGGGACAACAGCCTGCCCACCCCGTCGAACTCCACATAAGGCGTGAGCATCTCATCATGCAGAGGGGGCTGCTCACCCTGGATCCAGAGCCCCAGGCAAAGCTGCCTCATGCCGTCCAAGCCAGGGGAGCCAGTGTGGAGTTCAGTGAGATGGAGACCGATTTCCTGCAGATGGGGAGGCAAAGCACAAGCTCCTCTTCGTCCACACGTCCTCCAACGCCAGTGGAAGATACCACCATGGAGACGGGCAGGAATGATAGCGCGGCAGGAAACCAGACTAACCCAGATCACTGCACTCTGCCAGCAGGGATGGATCTGACATCGCCACCTCCAGGAACCACAATAGCAGAGAAGACACTCGAAGCGACACTCCAGATTTATAGGAGCGAGTTGAGAAAGCCCCCTACCAGTGTGTGTGACAGcaaagggactgaagagaagctggagctgcacatggagaGGAAGGTTACCTTGGGAGAAGGCTCCTGCCTGGCGCCAGCGGCACAGGcaggtgagggcagggcagatctTCCCAGGACCCAATGCCACCAGGTTGCCCCAGAGgccccaggctctgagcagctaacaagatccacccttgactctctcattgctgggcaggctgAACACGACCTGCAGATCAAGCAGCTGACGGAAATGCTGAGCAGCTCCCGCCCCTTGGCGGCCCAGGTCTCAGTTTGCCAGCAGTGCCGCAAGGCACATCCAGGAAAGATGAAGGGTAAGAAAACTCAGAAGGAGAcatctgctgagctgcatggtCTTCAAGACATCATGGAGTCACATGGGTTCGATGGCACTGTGAATTCAAAGCTCTCCAGGGACCATCCGCCAATCAAAATCTGCAAGAACTGCAGTAAGCTTCAATGGAAGagaccagctggctctgcaggtaCTGATTTGCCCAGAAGATCCCATGGAATTCCACAGCGATGGACTCCAGGAGACTCCTCAGCATCATCCAACCACAAGATACCAGTGGTGTGGCTTCTTCCAGCAGACAAGAGCAAGACGCAGGGTGGAATGAGGAAAACATCAACCTCCAGGCAACCAAAGATGGTGTCCATTGCTACGAGTACAACAGGTCTTTCACAAGCTGGGGAGAAAGTAACTGGGAGTCCTGACGGTTCTCCCCCAAAGTCACCAAAGGCCTCCAGAGCTAGGACACCATCCCCTTCAAGGAGAAAGGTTCTCAAACAGATGTTAATGCGCCTGAAGCAAATCTTCAGCAAGCTTCAAAACAAAGTGAAGTCCCGAATGTCCAAGGACTCATGTTCCAGAACCCCCGACACTAAATTTATAAAGCCAcccttttggaaggcaagggcctccAAGGGTGTCCGGTTTCCATCctactga
- the LOC123350914 gene encoding uncharacterized protein LOC123350914 isoform X1: protein MSQFCYSSMESTTSPLWSPSSFSLREASMTWSEPLCHTREIMTVTSWEGSTHPIQAQPLPRPPAHSRRDRREQNIGLDQMSAHGSDFNIRQKHLQSQLGAPQTPIPGEPLLGEQDAKQQWEFNTDRPKCGFPAKVPKPLRSDTRPQHAQEIQEPCVCPWGPLPQKAHRIMASPDAILARLVPTAGVKLQDHVAQKCSEIQTKAFPKIVRESHRDAPLLRETALPGPLRPPREPGRHRTAAFPTMGQQPAHPVELHIRREHLIMQRGLLTLDPEPQAKLPHAVQARGASVEFSEMETDFLQMGRQSTSSSSSTRPPTPVEDTTMETGRNDSAAGNQTNPDHCTLPAGMDLTSPPPGTTIAEKTLEATLQIYRSELRKPPTSVCDSKGTEEKLELHMERKVTLGEGSCLAPAAQAGEGRADLPRTQCHQVAPEAPGSEQLTRSTLDSLIAGQAEHDLQIKQLTEMLSSSRPLAAQVSVCQQCRKAHPGKMKGKKTQKETSAELHGLQDIMESHGFDGTVNSKLSRDHPPIKICKNCSKLQWKRPAGSAGTDLPRRSHGIPQRWTPGDSSASSNHKIPVVWLLPADKSKTQGGMRKTSTSRQPKMVSIATSTTGLSQAGEKVTGSPDGSPPKSPKASRARTPSPSRRKVLKQMLMRLKQIFSKLQNKVKSRMSKDSCSRTPDTKFIKPPFWKARASKGVRFPSY from the coding sequence ATGAGCCAGTTCTGCTATTCCTCCATGGAATCCACCACCTCTCCCCTCTGGAGTCCCAGCTCCTTTTCCCTGAGAGAAGCCTCCATGACTTGGTCAGAGCCCCTCTGCCACACAAGGGAGATCATGACTGTCACAAGCTGGGAAGGATCCACTCATCCCAtccaagcccagcctctccccaggcctcctgcccacagcagacGAGACCGGCGAGAGCAGAACATAGGTCTGGACCAGATGTCAGCCCATGGCTCAGACTTCAACATCCGACAGAAGCatctgcagagccagctgggggCTCCACAAACCCCCATCCCGGGGGAGCCATTGCTGGGTGAGCAGGACGCCAAGCAGCAATGGGAATTCAACACAGATCGGCCCAAATGTGGATTTCCGGCAAAGGTCCCAAAGCCCCTGAGATCCGACACCAGGCCTCAGCATGCACAGGAGATCCAGGAGCCATGTGTctgcccctggggacccctgccccaaaagGCCCACAGGATCATGGCATCCCCTGATGCCATCCTGGCCAGGCTTGTGCCCACGGCGGGGGTCAAGCTGCAGGATCACGTGGCTCAGAAATGCTCTGAGATCCAAACGAAGGCTTTTCCTAAGATCGTGAGAGAGTCGCACAGAGATGCTCCCCTCCTGAGAGAGACTGCCCTGCCTGGGCCACTCCGCCCCCCTAGGGAGCCAGGCAGGCACAGGACAGCGGCATTCCCAACAATGGGACAACAGCCTGCCCACCCCGTCGAACTCCACATAAGGCGTGAGCATCTCATCATGCAGAGGGGGCTGCTCACCCTGGATCCAGAGCCCCAGGCAAAGCTGCCTCATGCCGTCCAAGCCAGGGGAGCCAGTGTGGAGTTCAGTGAGATGGAGACCGATTTCCTGCAGATGGGGAGGCAAAGCACAAGCTCCTCTTCGTCCACACGTCCTCCAACGCCAGTGGAAGATACCACCATGGAGACGGGCAGGAATGATAGCGCGGCAGGAAACCAGACTAACCCAGATCACTGCACTCTGCCAGCAGGGATGGATCTGACATCGCCACCTCCAGGAACCACAATAGCAGAGAAGACACTCGAAGCGACACTCCAGATTTATAGGAGCGAGTTGAGAAAGCCCCCTACCAGTGTGTGTGACAGcaaagggactgaagagaagctggagctgcacatggagaGGAAGGTTACCTTGGGAGAAGGCTCCTGCCTGGCGCCAGCGGCACAGGcaggtgagggcagggcagatctTCCCAGGACCCAATGCCACCAGGTTGCCCCAGAGgccccaggctctgagcagctaacaagatccacccttgactctctcattgctgggcaggctgAACACGACCTGCAGATCAAGCAGCTGACGGAAATGCTGAGCAGCTCCCGCCCCTTGGCGGCCCAGGTCTCAGTTTGCCAGCAGTGCCGCAAGGCACATCCAGGAAAGATGAAGGGTAAGAAAACTCAGAAGGAGAcatctgctgagctgcatggtCTTCAAGACATCATGGAGTCACATGGGTTCGATGGCACTGTGAATTCAAAGCTCTCCAGGGACCATCCGCCAATCAAAATCTGCAAGAACTGCAGTAAGCTTCAATGGAAGagaccagctggctctgcaggtaCTGATTTGCCCAGAAGATCCCATGGAATTCCACAGCGATGGACTCCAGGAGACTCCTCAGCATCATCCAACCACAAGATACCAGTGGTGTGGCTTCTTCCAGCAGACAAGAGCAAGACGCAGGGTGGAATGAGGAAAACATCAACCTCCAGGCAACCAAAGATGGTGTCCATTGCTACGAGTACAACAGGTCTTTCACAAGCTGGGGAGAAAGTAACTGGGAGTCCTGACGGTTCTCCCCCAAAGTCACCAAAGGCCTCCAGAGCTAGGACACCATCCCCTTCAAGGAGAAAGGTTCTCAAACAGATGTTAATGCGCCTGAAGCAAATCTTCAGCAAGCTTCAAAACAAAGTGAAGTCCCGAATGTCCAAGGACTCATGTTCCAGAACCCCCGACACTAAATTTATAAAGCCAcccttttggaaggcaagggcctccAAGGGTGTCCGGTTTCCATCctactga
- the LOC123362101 gene encoding olfactory receptor 51G2-like yields MSTVNDTKFTPAVFLLTGIPGQEDVHLWVSIPFCLIYVISIVGNSVILFIIKTDPSLHEPMYIFLSMLAVTDLGILISTMPTILGIYLFNSRDISFEACFAQLFFIHSLQLNESSMLLLMAFDRFIAICNPLRYSSILTLQTIDNMALVFVLRSLTVIFPLPFLLKRFRYCQANVLSHSYCLHQEVMKLACSDISVNSIYGLFITLLTVGLDSLLIFLSYVMILKTALSIASNAECLRALNTCVSHLCAVLLFYTPMIGLSVIHRFGKGSSPLLQTVLGYISLLVPPLINPIVYSMKSRHLRAGIIRALVKCRVSS; encoded by the coding sequence ATGTCAActgtcaatgacaccaaattcaCACCTGCAGTGTTTCTTCTCACCGGGATACCTGGCCAGGAAGACGTCCATCTCTGGGTCTCTATCCCTTTCTGCTTAATTTATGTTATTTCgatagtaggaaattcagtcattctgttcattataaaaacagatccaagcctgcatgagcccatgtacattttcctttccatgttggctgTCACAGACCTTGGCATATTGATATCAACCATGCCGACTATACTGGGCATATACTTGTTTAACTCTAGGGATATCAGCTTTGAAGCCTGTTTTgctcagctgttcttcatccactcGCTTCAGTTAAATGAATCCTCCATGCTCttgttgatggcctttgaccgcttcATCGCGATCTGTAACCCACTGAGATATTCTTCCATCTTAACCCTGCAGACAATAGACAATATGGCACTGGTATTTGTGCTAAGAAGTTTGACTGTAATATTCCCACTCCCGTTTCTTCTGAAAAGGTTCCGATACTGTCAAGCCAATGTCCTCTCCCACTcctactgcctgcaccaggaGGTCATGAAGTTGGCTTGTTCCGATATCTCAGTGAACAGCATCTACGGCTTGTTTATTACACTCTTAACGGTGGGATTGGATTCGctgctcatcttcctctcttatgtgatgatccTCAAAACAGCGCTGAGCATCGCGTCCAATGCAGAGTGCCTCagggccctgaacacctgcgtctcccacctctgtgccgtCCTGCTCTTCTACACACCAATGATCGGCCTGTCTGTGATACACAGATTTGGAAAGGGATCATCTCCCTTGCTTCAAACTGTACTGGGCTACATCTCCCTGCTGGTCCCACCCCTGATTAATCCAATCGTGTACAGCATGAAAAGCAGACACCTGCGCGCGGGGATAATCAGGGCATTAGTCAAGTGCAGGGTCAGTTCATGA